DNA sequence from the Pungitius pungitius chromosome 3, fPunPun2.1, whole genome shotgun sequence genome:
CCCCAAAAGCAAggaaaattcaaataaaataaaataaacaattcaGATTGCATTGTGTCTTTTGTATGAAAGAAAAACCTCTGGAGACCTCAGAAGTGAAGAATGTAGTTTTTATTCATGTAGGATTTGTTTCAGATATCAACATTGCATTTTATGAATGTCAAATATCACACACGCTCAAATTCAACAGCAGAACGTTCTAGAGCATTGCTTCTAGCATATTTAAATGTCTTACTTTACCACCACCCTGTGCTATCCCGTCAactttctgaaaaaaaaaacccatcagtgATCCTAAAAAAGTTCAGTTCAGGATCATGGGAGATGAATTAACAATTTTTTCAGCTAAAAAAAAGCACCTAAAAGCCAGTTTAGCTGATGAaatacataaacaaatacaaatgttgcTTAAATCagtcaaacatgttttaaaataaatagaacCCTGATAATGGGAAAAGTGTTGTAATAACAGTGATATGCGGCTACAAACACATCAGGAAGGCCCAATGAACAAAGGCATGTAAGTTTTAACTGATGTCAGCGTAAGGGACTTCAGAAGCATCACTGGCCAAAGGACAACTGCTACCATAGTAACCTCAAGCGGTTTGACCTTTTCATGCAGCTCAAAGTCCAGCATCAAATTCTGCCAGATGAGTTAAAAATGAAGCTCCAAAAGGACAACGCTTCCATTTCTCTTGGAGGTGTTTCAATGCTGCCTTCGAAGAAAATACTATAACAATCAGTTCTAAGTAAATTATGAAAAAGAaccaggtttctcttcaatgCTGCTTGTTTCAAATGGTTTTGGGAGCGAGACGTTCACTGTATGAACATACTTCTCAGTCCCACTTGACTTGGCTTCATGTCATGTGACCTTACAAAAGAATGTGTGCGGATAATATTGCATCTataaaaaaaggctgaaaaaaatatatatttttggaatATACACTGATCAGATCTAGAGAAagtttggaaaacaaaaaatgaattgctccaggagaaaatgttttaatatttcagaCATATTTTAGTCATTGATGACATCTGAGTTAATAATGTTTTTCATCAGGAATGTGTGCTCAGCATCATGGAGtatgtgtaaataaaaaatcTGCCGTCTTTATATCTGTCATCTTTGAGTGTAATTtaccaaacaaaagaaacacaaaacgaaGGCACAAATCACTTATAAGAAAAGATTTTCTTATATTTAAACAAGGATTTAAATAATCATTGGTTCAGATCGCAGTCTGAGATCGTCTTCACACTGGGTTTAACCAGCATCAGGACACTTCTTCATTTCTGGGTGTTTTCAGTCTTTTTCCTTGTTAACAAAGATTCAATGGTGAATGGCCCGGGACATTTTACTTCAAGAAATGATTTCCTGCTCATATTTGGGTCAATTGAACTTTTACTCCCCAAACAGGTGAAAACAAACATATTCTTTGAGCCAGCTCTTGTTTGGTTCAGCTGTTCCAAGCAGCAGAATATGGTTTCAtgggataaaaataaaaaaataaaagcttctctAGTTCAGCTATTCTGACAGATTTCCTCCAGTCCCCAGGGGATCGTTACAGGTAACACGTGTAACAATGACATGGGTTTTTTTACCTCTAcagaggcatgtgtgtgtgcgtgttatcTTGACGCCGTAACTAGCGTAGGACGACACAGGAATAACAAAATGTCTGTCACTGATGGAGGCGCGCGTCATCACCGGCTCGCTCTGCACCTCCACGCAGCGGGCGTCTGATCCTGCAGGCGCCTCATCTTCTTCCCGAACCACACCCACCAGGCCAAACCGATCACGACGCACAGCACAGACTCCACGTAGTAGCCGTCGAGCGTGGTCACACAGACGCCGCCCTCCTTGGCGCACAGCTGGAGACGGGAGCGGGTGACAAAAAGGAGTCAAATGTATCAAGTCTCGGGTTAATGCCCCCCCCAGGTGCAGATTTGCCCTCGCTGCTTACTCACCCCCGCCTCCTCTGGAGAGCCACAGCTCTGCCCGGCGGCCCCCTGACACTCCTTCCAGGTCAGAGGGTCCACCATCCACAGCGCCAACGTGGAGGGCCAGTTGCCGCCCAGGTTGGTGACGGTGTTCAGCAGGGTCATGTAGGTGCCACCGATGAGGGGGTCGCTCACCTTGGCGTGGAAGGCCATGCAAGCCACGTACATACTGTACAACGCCACCTGGCGAGGAGACACAGCGAATATTTATACACAACAATTGACAAACTTAGGGGGATTTTTGATTCCTATCACGTGTGCTGTATTTTTTCTAATTGCTGTTTTAATCCTTTTCACCTTAAAGGTAAAAATCTACAACAAAGATGCAAGGATAATCTCTCTTACATCAATATATTCCTGTCCGTGATACTTTAAATGGTGTTGTTTTGCACAGTGACCTCTGCgggcagagagaggaaatgaaaaaagaacgCAACAATAGCCTGCCTtaatacatcatcatcatcatcatcatacggGTCTACACATGTTTTGACAAACCTGTTAATAGATTTACAATTatacaatttgtttttaattgccaCAGTAATAAAGCTATTCTATCGGCACTATGTACACTGCCTGCCATTCTCACCACAGTTTAGCATGTCAGCGTGCtcaacaataaacacaaagtACAGATAGGGCTGATGGGAATGCCATTAGTTTAGCCGgttattgattttaaaataaagtattcCAGCAAATTCCAATTCAAGAATTGTCCAAATAATTTTTGGCTCAGTGCAGCCAGTTTCCATCACAAACCTGATGTAGCGCGTAGCTGAGCAGCACTATGGCATAGTAGTAAAGCGGGAACCCTCCTTCATGTTTAACACTGGGCGTCCACCACACCAGCAGAGCGTAACCCAGTCCGATGAGCAACCTGCAGCCACAAACACCAACACTCAGTCAGCTTTTAGTTGGAGGAATGTGTTGCGTGCAACGGTttgtgagcttgtgtgtgttacGACCTAAAAGGGAAGGCCTTGTAGAAGACATCCAGAGGTCTGGGCCCTGCGGTGTATTTGCTGATGATCACGGGCAGCAGGATCTGCAGAGGCACCATGGGCACTGCCAGCAGCGCCAGCTGCTCCTTGGGAACCCCGGCCTCCACCAGCTTCAGGCCCGTCACTGCGTCTGCTGCTGAGAAGCCAATCTGAACCACAAAAGAGAAGACACAATAAacgcttttttttcccccacgttGGATATTCATGTTCAGCAGCAAAACTTCCTTTTTGTCATGTTTCAAATGTAAACCAAAAATGTTCAATGCAACGCTGAAGTACTTTAGCAGTGAGAAGCAGGGAACAAAAGGTGAAGACTGTGGGCATCTTGATGATGGAGAACAGCAGCTTGTAGGTTTCCATGACACCCTGTGTTTCCTCAGGGGCTCTCTGCTTTCCTCTGCACtgctcattttctcttttcataaTGGCTACCAAAGTCGTGGAAACCAGGAACACGATTCCCCAAAAGAACAGGAACTCTGCAGCCGAAGAACAGAGGGCATTAGGAATCAAACTTAATTAGACTTGAAAACAACTGCTCTGCTCTAAAGTATTTCAAGAAAACGATACCCGACAAGGTGACGATGCCCGTGTCCTTGGGCTCTGCTCTGAGGTATTTGTTGCAGAAGTCTGCAGACTCCAGAGCCAGAAACAGCACATTCCCCAGGAAGTATCCAGCTGTCTGGCCCACAGAGTTGCACGTGGAAGCATATCCCACATTCGCTCTGGACAACATAGTCAGGGCCCAGCCATCCACAGCTATGTCCTTGGAAGCAAAGAAGATACAGGAATTGGAAACTAAAATCGAATTGAATGCATACATCCTccctgaatgtgtttgtttctgagTGTAAGAGCCGCCTACCTGTGTGGCTGCAAGGAAGGAAAGCATAAAGAAAACTGCAGTGAGGGTTACCACCTTCGGTCCTCCCTCACTTTGCATCAGGGAATTGACCGTCCCAGAAAGGTAGAGCATGAAGAGGCCCAGCAGGTACTGTGTGGGCACCATCCATGACTTTCTGAATaatcaggtttaaaaaaaaaaaagtaaatcaggaagaatgaaaacatgacaaaaacacCAATATAGAAAGTGCGCATGTGTCCTTCTCACCTTCTGCCGAACCTGCTGTAGTAGAGCGCGTCCACCAGTGGCGCCCAGAGCAGTTTGAGGCTAAACGGCCAGAAGACAAAGCTGAAGAAGGCTTGGTCTTTGTAGCTGACGCTCTTGCTTTGTAAGATCAGAGGGATGCTACCAGCCAGTCCCAGAGGAATCCCTTGCAGCACGTATAAGAACAGAAGGAGCAAAACATTCCCCAATTCGCTACGGATCCCGGGTGGGACTGTGTGCGTCGTGTCCTCGCAGTAAAACACTTTGACGAGACCCTCGGCTTCCTCTTCTACCTCTGGGTCAGAGGAGCTCGTCCCTTCCCCGTCCATGACCCGGATGTTTCCGGGTAAGGTGGTGCGCGCCACTTTCCTCTGCCGCCCGTTCTTGTGCGTCGTTAACTCTGGGTGCTCCATGTTGGAGCTGTGGGTATCAAACCCGCTGCGCCCTCAGCCAATCTGCagggaaaaaggacaaaaaggggGACTGTTTAAGCAGCAACACGTGCTGCATGTCTGCCATGAATATGTTCAATCATTCGAATCCACATTAAGATCGTGGTTGTTGTTGAACTGTATACTCCGCGATCTACAAGCAGGCACGTTTTGATTATGCGTGATCGAAGGCCATCAGAGGAACGGTTTTTACAGGGTTAACAGTGCGTGTACAGCTCTAATGACAGGATAAAAGAACGTGTACAGGAAGAAACCTGTGcaagagaagaagggaaaaaaagtgtcACGTCATTATTGCGGTGAAAAGAGAATGCTTACAAATAGATCCAGCATCATGCTGGTTAGAAATAAGACGTCACGCAGGTTATAGTATAGTACATAGTACAtagtacacagtacacagtacatAGTACACAGTACATAGTACAGCATAGAGTGGTGTCTGACACCATCAGTCTCAGACAGAAagatataaaagcaataaggagAAGATTCATTTACCAAACTTACGTTAACGTCGGCCCTGGAAAAACAGTCAAAGCAACAGTTTCTAGGACATATGAAGAAGAATAGAAAGTAAAGTGAAATCACCAAAGCAGTAACGTTGCATGAATTAATGTGTACCTGATGATGACAGCATGCCAAGCGTATAAAGCCAGATCCCGAATAACTGAACACAAACGGCGGAATAAATCAATGAGAATCTGATTTTAgtctgtattcattcattggcCGACCTGCGGCGTCTTACCAGGAGGAAATAAACACAAGGAAATCACTACCGTTTCACTGcaaacag
Encoded proteins:
- the slc33a1 gene encoding acetyl-coenzyme A transporter 1, which produces MEHPELTTHKNGRQRKVARTTLPGNIRVMDGEGTSSSDPEVEEEAEGLVKVFYCEDTTHTVPPGIRSELGNVLLLLFLYVLQGIPLGLAGSIPLILQSKSVSYKDQAFFSFVFWPFSLKLLWAPLVDALYYSRFGRRKSWMVPTQYLLGLFMLYLSGTVNSLMQSEGGPKVVTLTAVFFMLSFLAATQDIAVDGWALTMLSRANVGYASTCNSVGQTAGYFLGNVLFLALESADFCNKYLRAEPKDTGIVTLSEFLFFWGIVFLVSTTLVAIMKRENEQCRGKQRAPEETQGVMETYKLLFSIIKMPTVFTFCSLLLTAKIGFSAADAVTGLKLVEAGVPKEQLALLAVPMVPLQILLPVIISKYTAGPRPLDVFYKAFPFRLLIGLGYALLVWWTPSVKHEGGFPLYYYAIVLLSYALHQVALYSMYVACMAFHAKVSDPLIGGTYMTLLNTVTNLGGNWPSTLALWMVDPLTWKECQGAAGQSCGSPEEAGLCAKEGGVCVTTLDGYYVESVLCVVIGLAWWVWFGKKMRRLQDQTPAAWRCRASR